In the genome of Acidovorax sp. 69, the window CGACCGGTCGGCCAGGGATGTCGCTCTGTTCAACGCCTACGACCTGCAGGGTGACGCCGCATTAAAAAAAGACGTGGCGTACTCGCACATTCACCAGGGCGCTCCCTATGTGCTGGACCAGATTTTGGTCAGCGAAGAGTTCATGGCGACCGGGCGCAACAGCGTGGGCGATGTTCGCAGGGTGGATTACTTCAATGACCATTTGCACGAAGGGCGGGACCGCACTCGCTCAGACCATGGTTTCGTGCGCGCCCTGCTGCGCCTGAAAATGGAAGCACCACAACCATCAGCGGGTTCTGATCCAACGCTGTTGCCATAAAACTCGACACGGCGCCGTGTCAATCATCGCTTTGCAACGGGATGTACGCTGACACAGGCCCAAAGGTCCGCGCAGGTAACATCAACCTAACATGCGCCCCCGCGCGGCTCCCATTGGCAGAAACAACCATGACCCTGCACACACTCCTCCGCCGCACCTCAATCTCCACTGAGGCACAGCCTGCAACGCCCTTTGCTAGGCGCTTGCACTGGAAAGCCTCCTTCACGCTCACGGCACTGTTGCTGGCGGCATGTGGGAGCACCCCGCTACCTCCCTGGCCATCTTCCTCCACCGCCCAGCGACCCAATGCACCAGCGCCGTTGCCGCGTGTTCAGCAAGGTGCGGCGGTGCCCAAGCCGCTGGGCCAGTTGCAACAGCCGCAGTCTGCCGCGATTGCCAGCCCCCTGCCGCCGCCTGCGCCCCTGGTTGTGCAAAACGAAGGCCCGATGGCTCCCCCGTACGGAGCCGCCGTTGCCGCACGATTCCCTAATCCTCCAACGTCTTACAGCACCCCTGGGCTGGGCCTTGAGCGCCGTGCGTTCACCACCAACGCAGAGCTGGGCCAATGGCTGAGATCCTTGACGGACACAGCACCCAAGAATGGCACTCGTACCAAATTGCTCGACATCGGCATGTCGCAACGCGGTGAACCCATTCAGGGGCTTCTAGTTACCCGTGCCAAAGGTACAGACCCAGCCAGCCTGGACGCCAGCGGCCGCCCCACGGTGGTCTTGATTGGCCAACAACATGGCGACGAACCCGCGGGCAGCGAAGCCCTGCTGGTGATCAGTAGCGAGCTGGCCCAGGGCCTGCTGGAACCCCTGCTCGACCGCATCAATGTCGTGGTGGTGCCCCGCGCCAACCCCGACGGAGCGGAGGTCAGCACCCGCGTCACGGCCAATGGTGTGGACATGAACCGCGACCACCTGCTGCTAAACACCCCTGAGGCCCGCGCCCTGGCCCAGGTCATCAATGACTACCGCCCCATCCTGGTGGTGGACGCCCACGAATACACCGTGGTGGGCCGCTACCTTCAGAAGTTCAACGCTATCCAGCGCTACGACGCCCTGCTCCAGTACACCACCACGGCCAACTACCCCGAGTTCCTGACCAAAGCCTCTCAGGAGTGGTACCACCAGCCCATGGTGACGGCGCTCAAGGCCCAGGGCCTCACCAGCGACTGGTACTACACCACCTCCACCAATCCGCAGGACAAGCGCATCTCGATGGGTGGCACGCAGCCAGACACGGGGCGCAACGTCAACGGCCTCAAGAACACCGTCAGCCTGCTCATCGAGACACGCGGCGTCGGCATTGGCCGCATGCATATTCAGCGCCGCGTGCATTCTCAGGTCATCGCCATCACAAGCGCATTGCGCACCACCGCAGAGCGGGCTGCCAATCTGGAGCAGGTGCGCTCGTTTGTGGCACGCGACGTCAGCGCCCAGGCCTGCCACGACCAAGTAGTGGTCGAGGCGGCGGCAACACCCACTCAGCGCGACCTGGACTTTCTCGATCCCGACACTGGGGCGGATCGTTCCATCCGCGTGGACTGGAACTCCTCGCTGACTTTACGCGCCACCAAATCACGCGCACGCCCCTGCGGGTACTGGCTGGCAGCAGGCTCTACCGCCGCAGTGGAGCGCCTGCGGCTGCTGGGCCTGCAAGTCATGCGCGTGGCAGAACCGGGTTCCATGCTGGCCGAAACCTACCGGGAAACCGCTCGTGAAATGGGCGACCGGCAGGACGTGATCGGCACTATCGCTGGCGGTGCAGGCATTGTGCGGGTACAAGTGTCAGCGGTGCGCAGTGCCATCGACGCCCCCGTAGGGAGCTTCTATGTGCCGCTGAACCAGCCCCGCGCCAACCTGGCCGTGGCTGCACTGGAGCCCGACACTCAAAACAGCTATTTTGCCAACCGGCTAATCGAAGACCTGGGCCAGGCCGCACGCGTCATGGCGAATCCTGCACTGGTGTTTGAAGAGACCGACTAAACAAACCCGCGCGTGCGCTGTGCTGTACTGGGCTTGCGGGTAGACGGGTCGATCTGTTAGCGGCGGAGTTTCCATCCATGATTGACCGGCACCACTGGCCCACGCCGAACGGTTAAAAGCTTCCATCATGCGAGAGGAATGAGGCTGGTACTACCGCAGCACTCCCATCAACATCGTCCAGAGCGAACAGTTTCGCCCCAAGCTCCTGGCAATCAACCCCAACAACCAAATTACCGCCAACGTGGACCACGCGTTGGTCGAGGGCAGCGCATCGATGTCCGTCTTCGAAAACAGTGCCATCTTGCATCGAACTGGCCGAGAAAACCGGCCGCTCCTGCTCCACCGACCTGGGCGAGCGGTATTCACCAATGCATTGGCTGACGAAGCAGATGGGCGGCCTGGAGCCCATGTCATTGCAGAACGGATATCTCAGGGACTACGCATCCGGGAAGGTGCCATGGCCATTGACCGCTATGACAAAAAGCAAACCGCCTCTACGGGGTTCTCGAAGGCCAGCTGGAGCGCACTGGCGCCTATGGGGGAGGTGACGAGATTCGATTGCCGACACCGCCAGCCTGCAGGCTACATTCAGGCCAACGCACAACAGGCGCGTTCTATTCTCACCACACAGTCAAATGCTACCAAATATATAGCAAACACTGCTTATTCAACATGCACCAGGAGTCATTTTCACTTGAATCATGCCTGCCCATGAAGCGGCGCAGGTGCCGTGCTCCGCGCATCGCGCGCCTGGGTTCTCTCCAACACATGGCGTGATATAGACTGGGCCAGCGCCTCGTCGGCAAGAAACGCCACGGTGCTGCTGCACTCTTGCACCAGCCTGCGGGCTTCATCCTCGCTGTGGCTTCGCACCACGGTCTCAATGGCGGGGTTCAGCGTCAGCGCAGTGCCAATGATCTGTCGCACATTGAGGGTATCGGGGGTGGCAATCACCAGCATGGCGGCACGGGCGATGTGCGCCTGGATCAACACGGCGGGGTCCACCGCATCCCCAAACACGGCCGCAATGCCATCGGCCCGCAACGACTCCACCAGCTCCCGGTTCTGCTCGGCCACCACAAAAGGGATGTCATTGGCTGAAAGAACATGGGCCACACGGCGACCCACCCGGCCATAGCCGACCAAGACCACCTGACGGGCCAGATACCGCGAATCCGTGCTCATCGGCAGCTCTGCCAGCGGGTCATCCCGCTGCTCCAAACGTCGCGCCAACGCAGAGCGGGCACGCAGCCAGTCCTGGAGCGGTGCAATGGCATGAAAAAGCAAGGGATTGAGCGCCATCGAAATCAGCGCACCAGCCAACACCAGGCTACCCCCCTCGGGCGGCAAGAGCCCCAAAGACGAGCCCAGGGCCACGAGGATGAAAGAAAACTCACCAATCTGCGCAAGACTTGCCGACACCGTGAGCGCTGTGTTGAGCGGATAACGAAATGCCAGTACCAGCGCGGCGGCTGCCAGCGTCTTGCCGACCATGATGATCGCGACCACCGCCAGCACTTGCAAAGGCCTTTCCCACAGCACGGCAGGATTGAAAAGCATGCCCACGGAAACAAAAAACAGCACGGCAAATGCATCACGCAACGGCAGCGATTCGTGCGCTGCACGGTGGCTGAACTCCGATTCACGCATTACCATGCCCGCAAAAAAAGCCCCCAATGCGAACGACACACCGAACAAGGCAGCCGATCCGAAAGCGATACCTACGGCAGCGGCAACCACGCACAACGTGAACAACTCACGCGAGCCGGTACGCGCCACCTGCCATAGCACCCAGGGAAACAAGCGGCGCCCCACCACCAGCATCAGGGCTACAAAACCACCCACCTGAAGCAGCGTCCATCCCAGAGTGCGCCATACCTGCGCTGCATCCGGCTGATGCACACCAGCGCCGCCCCCCAGCCACCCAGCCAGCGGGGGCAAGAGCACCAACACCAGCACCATGGCCAGATCCTCCACCACCAGCCAACCCACCGCAATGCGACCCGTGTAGCTGTCCAGAATGCCCAGCGTTTCCAGCGCTCGCAGCAACACCACCGTGCTGGCCACAGACAACGAGAGCCCAAACACCAGAGCCCCACCCAGGCTCCACCCCCACCAGGTGGCCAGCGCCATGCCAAGCGCCGTGGCCACCATCATTTGCACCACCGCCCCGGGGACGGCAATCTTGCGCACTGCCAGCAAATCACCAAAAGAGAAATGCAAGCCCACCCCAAACATCAGCAACATCACCCCGATCTCGGCCAGTTGACTGGCCATGGCTGCGTCCGCAACAAATCCCGGCGTAAACGGCCCAATGACCACGCCCGCCAAAAGGTATCCCACCAGCGCAGGCAGGCGCAGACGTGTCGCCAGGAATCCTAGCGCCAACGCCAGCCCGAGGGCTGCAGCAACGGTGTGGATAAGAGTGACGCTGTGCGGCATAAAAAAGTGGCTGATTGGGACGGCGCCGTGTGCGCCTGCACACAACCTCGTTATAACCGCATCCCTGCCCACACCGCGAAATCAGAGAGGCCGCCCGCAGAATTGGGGTGGCCATGGCGGGTATGATTCAACCCCTGCGACAAAGCAGTGGCGGAGTACTTCACACAGCAAGTACGCGTCACTGCTGAAAGCTTTTCTGCCCGTAGCTCAACTGGATAGAGCAATAGCCTTCTAAGCTATAGGTCGGGGGTTCGAGTCCCTCCGGGCAGGCCAAAACAGACCTCCACACAGCCTCACAACCTCTCAGAACCCGCACGTTTCCTAGCGTTGCGGGTTTTTTGTTGTCTCAGACCATTTCACTGCGTACCATGACATACCAACAAAAAGTTGGTACTTCTGCCGGTATCTCTGCATACCAACTCAGCAGATATCAACAACAGGGGTAACCTCGAAAAGCGCACTGCCATCCACACCCTGGACGACCTTTGGCGGAGAGTTGGCAACCTTGCCAAACATTGGCCGTGCTGAGGCTGTGCTGGCCGCCAAGACCGCCGCAGGACGCCGCGACCGCCTTAACGTGACGCAGGCCGCGCAGCTTTCAGCAATCACCCGGCACGCCCCAAAGACCGCAACCGTGCAGGCCAACACAGACCACGAACGCTGCATTGACCGCACCGAGGCCCACGACCTGCACGTTTGGAGCGACTGAGCCTAAGGACACCATCATGACCATCAAAACATGCACGATGTGGACGCAGCAAACGCAACAAAAGCACAATAGGACGTAACGCGAAATTGCTCGCGTGCGTGAAGTCATATTCTCGATTGGTATCCAAACGGTATCCACTCAAAGCACGTTTGCGCAAGGCTACGCCGCGCGAATTGAGCG includes:
- the ybaL gene encoding YbaL family putative K(+) efflux transporter, which translates into the protein MPHSVTLIHTVAAALGLALALGFLATRLRLPALVGYLLAGVVIGPFTPGFVADAAMASQLAEIGVMLLMFGVGLHFSFGDLLAVRKIAVPGAVVQMMVATALGMALATWWGWSLGGALVFGLSLSVASTVVLLRALETLGILDSYTGRIAVGWLVVEDLAMVLVLVLLPPLAGWLGGGAGVHQPDAAQVWRTLGWTLLQVGGFVALMLVVGRRLFPWVLWQVARTGSRELFTLCVVAAAVGIAFGSAALFGVSFALGAFFAGMVMRESEFSHRAAHESLPLRDAFAVLFFVSVGMLFNPAVLWERPLQVLAVVAIIMVGKTLAAAALVLAFRYPLNTALTVSASLAQIGEFSFILVALGSSLGLLPPEGGSLVLAGALISMALNPLLFHAIAPLQDWLRARSALARRLEQRDDPLAELPMSTDSRYLARQVVLVGYGRVGRRVAHVLSANDIPFVVAEQNRELVESLRADGIAAVFGDAVDPAVLIQAHIARAAMLVIATPDTLNVRQIIGTALTLNPAIETVVRSHSEDEARRLVQECSSTVAFLADEALAQSISRHVLERTQARDARSTAPAPLHGQA
- a CDS encoding M14 family metallocarboxypeptidase, with the translated sequence MTLHTLLRRTSISTEAQPATPFARRLHWKASFTLTALLLAACGSTPLPPWPSSSTAQRPNAPAPLPRVQQGAAVPKPLGQLQQPQSAAIASPLPPPAPLVVQNEGPMAPPYGAAVAARFPNPPTSYSTPGLGLERRAFTTNAELGQWLRSLTDTAPKNGTRTKLLDIGMSQRGEPIQGLLVTRAKGTDPASLDASGRPTVVLIGQQHGDEPAGSEALLVISSELAQGLLEPLLDRINVVVVPRANPDGAEVSTRVTANGVDMNRDHLLLNTPEARALAQVINDYRPILVVDAHEYTVVGRYLQKFNAIQRYDALLQYTTTANYPEFLTKASQEWYHQPMVTALKAQGLTSDWYYTTSTNPQDKRISMGGTQPDTGRNVNGLKNTVSLLIETRGVGIGRMHIQRRVHSQVIAITSALRTTAERAANLEQVRSFVARDVSAQACHDQVVVEAAATPTQRDLDFLDPDTGADRSIRVDWNSSLTLRATKSRARPCGYWLAAGSTAAVERLRLLGLQVMRVAEPGSMLAETYRETAREMGDRQDVIGTIAGGAGIVRVQVSAVRSAIDAPVGSFYVPLNQPRANLAVAALEPDTQNSYFANRLIEDLGQAARVMANPALVFEETD